AGATGCGCACAACGGACCGGGCCGACGGTGGTTTATACCGCTACAAGGCGCGGACGCAGTCGCACTGGGCTTACAGCGGCAAGTCGGGTGATCTGTTCTCGTCCTACTCCTCCTGGTGCTACCTGAAGATCGACTCCACCGCTCCGAAGGCACCGCAGATCACGGCGGGCAAGCCCTACACCGAGTGCCAGCCGAACCAGTGCGTGGGGATGGGCGGTCCCGGTGTGTCCGGCACCTTCTCCGTCAAGCCGAACGCCGCCGATACGGACATCACGGGCTATCGCTGGCGGTTGCTGACCACGACGGCCGCGAACACCAAACAGAGCGCCGGAGCACGGGTCACCTTGAATGTCACTCCGCCACTGTCCGGGACCCAGGTGCTGTCCGTGGAGGCCAAGGACGTACGCAATCGCTGGGGTACCCCCGCGGAGTTCACCTTCGCGGTGGCGCCGGCCGCGGGCCCTGTAGGCCGATGGCACTTCGCGGACGGGGCACCGGGTTCCGGTGTGACCAAGGCCGTCGACAGTGCCACGGAGGGGACCCGTCATGACGCCACCCTCTACGACGAGGCGGGAACGGGCTGGTCGACCTTCGGGCGGCGGGGCGACGCCGACTATTCGCTGTGGCTGAACGACTCCTCGGCCACCAGCGGATATGCCGCCACATCCACGGCGGCAGTGAACACCCAGGACTCATTCACCGTCTCGACCTGGGCGTACCTCACCGACTCCACCGAGAACAGGGTGGTGCTGACCGAGCCGGGAGAGGACGGCTCCGGCTTCACCCTGTACTACTCCTCCACGTACAAGAAGTGGATCTTCAACCGTACGGACAAGGACCGCGACGACCCCACATACATCCGCTCCTTCGCCAACGCGCAGAACCCTCCGCTCAAGGTCTGGACACATCTGGCCGGAGTCTTCGACACCAAGGGCGATACCGACAAGTCGAACGACACCATCCAGCTGTTCGTCAACGGGCGGCCACAAGGCGACCCCGTGGTGCTGTCGAAGGCGGCGGCCGGTTACGAGCCGTGGACCGCGAACCGTGGCCTACAGTTCGGCCGATCCAAGGTGGGCGGTACGTACGGTGAGTACTTCCACGGCCGCATCGACGAAACGGCCCTCTGGCAGCGCGTGCTGACCGCGGACGAGATCCGCACAGAGGCCCGGCTGATGGGAAGCGAGGCGCCGCCCAACGAACTGGTGGCCATGTGGGACGCCTCCGCCGCAAAGGGAACGGAGATCACCGAAGGCACTTCATACCCCGCCGCCGCGATGAAGCTGTCCTCTACCGGGGCCACACTGAACGAAGACGACAACGCGCTTCTCCTCGACGGAACCTCCGGCTACGCCTCCACGACCGGGCCGGTGCTCGACGAGAGCGGTTCCTTCACGGCCTCGGCTCGCGTACGCCTCGACAGCGCCAAGCTCTCCGGCAAGCCCATCGGCTATGAAGCCCAGGTGACCGGGCAGCGGACGGGCACCGAATCGTCCTGGGCGCTGTGGGTGACCAAGCCCGCGGAAGACACCTATCGATGGCGCTTCACCCGCACAAGCGTCGATGGCACCGGCAAGGCGACCCAGAGCGCTTCCGTACCCGGAGAGGAAAACGCCGAGTTGGACACCTGGGTGCAGGTGACGGGGACCTTCGACGCCCAGGAGGCATGGGAATGGACCGACCCGGATGACCCGGAGAAGACCGAGACCCGGTACGGGAAAGTGCACCTGTACGTCGGGGATTCCGACCAGGAGTCTTTGGACCGGGCCGGTTTCACGGCCGAACAGCAAGGCACCGGTGAACTGGCCCTGGGCCGGGGGACTGGGGGCGGCAGCACGGCCCACTATCTGCCCGGGGCCGTGGAGGAGCTGAGGATCTGGGCGGGAGCCATGAGCGCCGAACAGATTCGCTCGCAGGTCCTGGATGCCGGACCACTGGAGAACTCGTGATACCCGGCCGCCGTGACGGACGGCCGACGGAGTGGGACAACGAGCGCGGCGCGGACCGCACGCGATGGGGACGGGGAGTGAAACGGATCGTGTCGGCCCGTGGTGTCTTATTAGTCAGAAGCAGAGCGCGGAGAGGCCGCTGGCTGGGGCGCGTCGCCGCGGTGGCCGGCTTGTCGCTGGTGCCGGGACTGCTGTCACCGGTCACGTTCGAGTCAGAAGCCAAAGGGCTTGGCAGACCCAAGCTGGAGGCCCCGCGGGCGGACGAGGTCGTACCCCTCTCCCCGAAGACGGACCGCAGGACTGCCGCCCTGGTGAAGGAGAGCGAGGCGGCAGACCGCTCGGCCGCCGAGGCGGCGCGCCGCGACCAGGCCAGGAAGGTGACCTGGCCGAAGGCCGGTACCGCGCGCCTGGATGTATCCGGCAGCGGCTCGGCCACGGCCCGGCCGGGCGGTCTGCCGCTCACCCTGGGTACGGCGGGCAGGAAGGCCCAGGGTGGGAAGGCCCACGCCACTCCCAGTCTGAGCATCCAGGTGATGGACGAAGGCCGAGCTCGGAAGGCCGGGGTCAAGGGCGTGCTCCTCAAGGCCGTCGCCTCGGCCAAGGGGGGAAGCGCGAAGCTCGGCATCAGCTACGCGGACTTCGCCGCGGCATACGGCGGTGACTGGGCCGGACGCCTGACCCTCGTGCAGCTACCGGCGTGCGCGCTGACGACACCGCAGAAGGCCGGCTGTCGTACGCAGAGCCCTCTTCGGGCGGTCAACAAGCGGCACAAGGAGCAGCTCTCCGCACCGCTCACCTTCGCCGCGAAGCCGGGTGGCGAGGTGAAGGTCCTGGCGGTGGCCGCCGCTGCCAAGTCCGGCGGTGGCGACTACAAGGCGACGCCGCTTTCCGCCTCGTCCACGTGGGAGTCGGGTGGGTCCTCGGGCTCCTTCACATGGACGTATCCGCTGGGCATGCCTCCCGCAGCGGCTGGGCCCGCACCGGATCTGTCGATCTCGTACGACTCCGGCAGCGTCGACGGACGAACGGCGAACACCAACAACCAGGGTTCCTGGATCGGTGAGGGATTCGATCTCACCTCGTCGTACATCGAGCGCAAGTACGGCAGTTGCAACGACGACGGACAGGACGACAAGTTCGATCTGTGCTGGAAGTACGACAACGCCTCGCTCGTGCTCAACGGCAAGGCGACGGAACTGGTGAAGGACGACACCAGCGGCACGTGGCGGCTGAAGAACGACGATGCCTCCACCGTCCAGCACTCCACCGGTGCCGACAACGGAGACGACAACGGCGAGTACTGGACCGTCACCACGGGCGACGGCACCAAGTACGTCTTCGGACTCGACAAGCTGGACGGCGCGGCCGCGGACGACCGCACGGCGTCGGTCTGGACCGTGCCGGTCTTCGGCGACGACGAGGGAGAGCCTGGCTACTCCTCGGGCTCGTCCTTCGGTGAGCGCGACAAGAAGCAGGCATGGCGCTGGAACCTCGACTACGTCGAGGACACCCACAACAACGCCATGACGTACTGGTACAACGCCGAGCACAACAACTACGCCAAGAACGGCAAGGACGACCCCGGCACCGACTACATACGCGGCGGCTATCTCAAGGAGATCCGCTACGGGCAGCGCGCCGATGCTCTGTTCTCCGCGACCCCCTCTGCCTCGAACAAGGTCACATTCACCGTCGCGGAACGCTGCATGGCCTCCGGCACCGGCTGCGACTCGCTGAACGAGGATCACCGTGACAACTGGCCGGACGTGCCCTTCGACGCGGTGTGCAAGGACGGTGACAAGTGCTCCGGCAACGTCGGCCCTTCCTTCTTCACGCGCAAGCGCCTGACGGACATCACCACCTACTTCTGGAACGCGACCGCTGCCACACCCGGTTACGAACCCGTCGACTCCTGGGCGCTCAAGCAGACCTATCTCGACCCCGGTGACACGGGCGACTCGTCCGACCAGTCCTTGTGGCTGGACGAGATCAAGCGCACTGGAAAGCGCGGCAGTGACATCTCTCTGGATCCGGTGAAGTTCACTCACACCTGGCTCACGAACCGTGTGGACGGTGCGACGGACGACATTCTGTCCCTGGAAAAGCCACGGGTGAAGACCATCACCTCTGAGGCCGGCGCCCAGACCATCGTCGACTACGCGGAAGCCGACTGCGTCGCGGGCCGGACGATGCCGAAGGCGGATGAGAACACCAAGCGCTGCTTCCCGGTCTACTGGTCACCCAACGGTGCGGCCGACCCGCAGCTCGACTGGTTCCAGAAGTATCCGGTGACCGGTGTGCGGACCACCGACCCCAAGGGCGGCTCCGAAGCCGTTGCCCACTCCTACACGTACGAGGGAGGCGCGGCCTGGCACTACAACGACGATCCGATGACGCCGGCGAAGCAACGCACCTGGTCGGAGTGGCGGGGCTACGGCAAGGTCATCCACCGAACCGGCTCCGGCGACAGCACGAGGTCCAGGACCGTCACCGTCTACATGCGCGGCATGGACGGCGACCGCGTACTGACACCCGATGGCAAGGGCGTCGACCCGGACAAGCGGAAAACGGTCACGGTCAAGGGAATCACGGCCGCCGAGATCACCGACTCCGACCCGTACGCCGGTTTCACACGCGAGTCGGTGACCTACAACGGGGACGCCGAGGTGTCCGGCAGCATCAGCGACCCGTGGTCCAAGCGCACCGCCACCCAGCACAAGTCCTACGCGGACACCGAGGCATATTACGTTCGGACCAGGGCCACCCACGATCGCACCAGAATCACCAGCGGCATCAGCCCGGTGGACAGGGTTCGCACCCAGACCACCACCTATGACGACTTCGGCATGCCCGCCACCGTCGAGGACGACGGTGACGACGCGGTCAGCGGTGACGAGACCTGCACCCGCAACTGGTACGCACGCAACGACAAGGCGGGCATCAGCTCACTGATCGCGCGTGCCCAGACCGTGTCGCGTAGGTGCTCGGTCACGGCCGCTGACCTCGATCTTCCCGCTGACTCCTCGCGTCGCGGTGACGTCGTCTCTGATGTGGCCACCGCGTACGACAGCACCACTTGGTCGGAGGACCAGACTCCCACCCGGGGAGAAATCCGCTGGACCGGCCGCGCCAAGGGCTACGCCGACAGCAACGACCCCAGCTGGCAGAAGGTCGAGACCACGACCTACGACACGCTGGGTCGACCGAAGACTGTCAAGGACGCTCTCGACCGCACCACTGCCACCACCGCCTACACGCCCGAGACGGCCGGTCCGCTGACCTCCACCGTGACCGCCGATGCCAAGGGCTTCACGACCATCACCACGGTCGATCCGGCGCGGGGTTCGCCGCTCAAGGTCACCGACCCCAACAAGAAGATCACCGAGACCGAGTACGACAGCCTCGGCCGGGTGACCAAGGTGTGGCTGCCCAACCGGTCCAATGCCGTCAAGGAGAAGCCCAACTACGTATACGGCTACAAGGTCACCAACGCAGCCCTGCCGTGGATCTCCACGGGCACGCTCAAGGGCGACGGCTCCGGATACAACACCACCTACGAAATCTTCGACAGCCTGCTGCGCCCCCGTCAGATCCAGGAGCCCTCGCCGGTCGGCGGGCGGGTGATCTCGCAGACGTTGTACGACGACCGCGGTCTGGCCGTCTCTTCTCAAGCCGACATCTGGGACGAGAAGAACGGTCCGTCGGGCGAGGCGGTGGAAACCGACGGCGGTCAGGCGCCCACCCAGACCGACACGAAGTACGACGGCGCCGGCCGCCCGGTCCAGGCGGTCACCAAGGTCCGCGGCGCCGACCGCTGGACCACGACGACCACCTACACCGGCGACACCGCCGCGACCACTGCCCCGGCGGGCGGGTCAGCCGTCGCCGAGGTCACCAACGCCCTGGGGCGGGTCACCGAGCGCCGTGAGTACCCGGGCACCAGCCCGACCGGCACGAAGTACACGAGCACGAAGTTCACCTACACACCGGACGGTGACCAGAAGACCATCGTCGGCCCGGACAACGCCACATGGACGTACACCTACGATCTCTTCGGGCGACTGAGCACGGCTGACGACCCCGACAAGGGCAAGACGTCCACGCACTACGACGAGCTCGACCACATCAGCTCCACGGACGACGCGAACAAGAACACCCTGCTGTACGAGTACGACGAACTCGGCCGCAGAACCGGCATGTGGCAGTCCTCCAAGACGGCCGCCAACAAGTTGGCGTCCTGGACCTTCGACACCCTCGCGAAGGGGCAGCAGGACTCGGCGACCCGCTATGAAGGCGGCGTCGACGGCAAGGCGTACACCCGTAAAGTCACGAAATACAACAGTCTCTACCAGCCGACCGGGTCCCAGCTCCTCCTGCCGGGGAACGACCCGCTCGTACAGGCCGGCGTACCCTCCACACTGGCCTTCTCCACCGACTACGGGCTCGATGGCACGGTCAAGAAGACCGGAGAGCCGGCCGTGGGCGGGCTGTCGGGCGAGTCGGTCTCCTATACATACAACGCGACCGGCCAGCAGCTCACCACCTCGGGCGCGTCCAGCTATCTGCTGGACGCCGTCTATTCCCCGGTCGGGGACCTGCGCCAGCTGGAGCTGGGAACATCCCCCGCCTCGGACAGCAAGAAGCTGTACACGAGCTATGAGTACGAGGACGGGACTCGACGCCTGACACGCGGCTTCACACGGGATGAGACCTACGGATACCTGCTCCAGGACCTGAAGTACACGCAGGATGACGCCGGGAACGTGACGTCGATTTTCGACGGCACGAACCTCGGCGGCACCGGCAAGGCCGACTACCAGTGCTTCGGCTACGACGGCTATCGGCGCCTGGCCGAGGCATGGACGCCGAGGGCGGCGGACTGCGCGGATTCCGGCCGGACCACCGAGAACCTCGGCGGCGCCGCCCCGTACTGGACGTCCTACACCTACAACGTGGCGGGCCAGCGGGAATCCGAGACTCAGCACGCGGTGGCGGGCGATACGACGACAACCTATGCGTATGGCACGGCCAAGGGGCAGCCGCATCCCTTGGCCGGGACCCGCACGACCAAGCCGGGAAGCACACCGTCCGCCACTGCCGCGTACACGTACGACGCCGCAGGTAACACGACCACACGGCCGGGCACCCAGGCCGAACAGACCCTGGCCTGGAACACCGAAGGCAGACTCGCGGCCTCCTCGGAACCGGCGAAGGGCGGGAAGGCGGCCACGGGGACCGGCTACCTCTACGACGCCGACGGCGAGCTCCTCATCCGCCGTGCCACGACGGCTGACGGGGACACGGTCCTCTACCTGGGCGCCACCGAGGTCCGTCTCACTGCCCGGGGCTCGGCGAAGACCTTGACCGGCACCCGCTATTACACCGGCGCCGGGCAGACCATCGCGGAGCGCACCGGCACAAAGGGCCAGTCCACCACGAAGCTGACCTTCCTCGCCGCCGACAACCACGGCACCGGCACCCTGGCCGTCGATGTCGACACCCGCGCGGTCACCAAGCGCTACACCACCCCCTTCGGCGCTCCGCGTGGTACCAAGCCCACCACATGGCCGGACGACAAGGCGTTCCTCGGCAAGCCGGCCGACAGCGTCACCGGCCTCACCCACATCGGCGCCCGCGAATACGACCCCGTCACGGGCCAATTCATCAGCCTCGACCCGCTCCTCACTCCCGACCAGGGGCAGTCCCTCAACGGCTACAGCTATGCCAACCAGAATCCGGTCACTGACTCGGACCCCACCGGCCTCTGCGTAGACCCCGGCAACGGGCACTGCATGCCGACCAACGGCGGAGACGCCGGTAAAGACGCCCCACCGGAGAACCACTACCCCAGCGGTGGTGGTTGGCACCATGGCGGTGGTGGCGGAGGCGGAGGCGGCAGAGGTGGAGGTGGAGGTGGAGGTGGGGGCACTGCATCCACTTCGGCTTTCTACCCGACGCCCGCGCCGAGTCCCGGACCTCCACCTGTGCCCGGCCCTTATCACGATGAGAAAGCCGGCACGGGACTGTTCAGTGCCTTAAAACTGGCGGTGGACTTCTTCGGACCGGACACATCGGAATGGAAGAAGTGCGGAGACTTCAAACTCTCCGGGTGTCTTTGGGCCGCGGCTGATCTGCCGGGCCCGGGGAAGGCCCTCAAGGGCGTCAAGATCTGGAAGAAGGCACGGAAAGCCGAGAAGAAGGCCGACGATGCGGTCGACGCAGCCGAGAAGGCGGTCGAGAAGTGCCACAGCTTCACCAAAGAAACGCAAGTAGAACTCGCAGACGGCGGCCACAGCGACATCAAGAAAATCAAGGTCGGCGACAAGGTCCTCGCCACCGATCCCGAAACCGGGAAGAGCGAGGCCCGCCCGGTCGTTGCGACGATCGTCACCAACGATGACAAGGACTTCACCGACCTCACAGTGAAGACCGGTGACCGACCCGCGTCGATCATCGCCACCGACACCCACCCGTTCTGGGTAACGAGCGAGGCCCGCTGGGTGGACGCCGGCGACGTCATCACCGGCATGCAGCTCCGCACGGACAAGGGCAAGACCGTGACGGTCACCTCCGTGCGCCACTTCACGAAGCTGCAACGCACCTACGACCTCACAGTCAGTAGAACCCACACGTACTATGTGCTGGCGGGGGCTACGCCGGTCCTCGTTCACAACAGCAACTGCGGCATTCGCCAGCACGACAAAGCCCGCGGCGCTGCCGGTGTCGATGAAATGACAGAGACGTTTGAGAAGTTCTACAACAAGTCTGATATCTACAGCGAGAGCTACGGGAATGGACTTGATTTGTGGACCCCTTACGGCAGGCGTCAAGTGGATATCGCGGTCAGGAATCCAGACGGAAACCTTCACCTTTATGAGGTGAAGGTGAATAAATCGAATTACACCAGGGGTCAGCGAAGGAAGGACGAATGGCTAGCGAAGACGTATGGGTTTGAAACCTCGGTCGTCCGGCGCGGTACAGAGTGTCCAATCTGCAACCCCTAACCTGAGAGGATGGCCTGTGAGTAGCGACTTCGCCTTCTGGAAGCGCTCTGCCGGGGACCCTGAGGAAGTCTTCGACAACCTTGCTGAGGGCGACACCGGCGACCTTGTCGTGAGCCCTGACGTATTGCGGTTCCGGGAGGAGTTGCTGACTAGGTGGCCAGATGTGGACGACGTTCTGGAGCCGTCTCGATTCGACCTGGAAGAGGAACCGGATGACGCCGGAAAGTACGTCCTCCTGACCCTCTCGGTTCGCCAACTGGATTATCTCCCTGAGATTCTTGACATGGCGAAGAGGAACGGCCTCGTCGGATTCAGCGGAGTGGCGGGCGAGCCGATTTAGGCTTCCGATTCACTGCGCATCCAAGCGCAAAGATGCGGCCCCTGTCGGTGTCGCCGACAGGGGCCGTTCTGCGGCTTGACGGCAGTAGATGACGGCAACGGCGGCGGACACCAGGTGTCCGCCGCCGTTGCCGTGCGTGTGTCAGGGGTGGTCGAGGGTGCGGCCGAGGAGTTCCTTGGTGACGACGAGTTCGACGCCCTGCTCCAGAAGCAGGGTCGCGGTCGAGTGCCTGAGGTCGTGGAAGCGGACGCGGCGGAGGCCGGCCTTGCGGAGGAGCGTGGTGAAGGCGCGGGTGAGGTTGGTCGGGTCGATCGATCCGCCCTGCGCGGTGGTGAAGACGTGCCCGTTGGGTTGCCACGCGGTGCGTGCTGCCTCGCGCTCGTGCTGCTGCTGTTCGGGGTGGAGTTTCAGCGAGTGGACGCAGCGGGCGGGTAGCGCGATGCGGCGTTCGGAGGGCCGGGTCTTGGTGGGCAGCGTGGTGAGCCCGCCTGCGCTGGTGCGCTGAAGTGTGCGGCGGATGGCGGCGGTGCCCGCGTTCAGGTCGAGGTCTTCCCAGTGGAGGCCGAGGAGTTCGCCCTTGCGGAATCCGGTGTGGAGGGGGAGTTCGAACAGCGCGTGCAGCCGATGCCCCTAGGCTGTGGTGAGGAGTCGGCGGCCTTCGTCGGTGGTGAGAGGGGCGAGGCGTCGGGGCCGGGGCGTGCTGGTGCGGACGTTGCGGGCGACGTTGCGCGGGATCTCTTCCTCACGTACGGCGTGCTCCAGGGCTGACTTGAGCACCGAGTGGATGTAGGTGAGCGTCACGGGGAGAGCACCTTGTGGCAGCACTGGCCGATGCCACAGCAGCAGGGCTCATCACGCCG
This genomic interval from Streptomyces asiaticus contains the following:
- a CDS encoding LamG domain-containing protein gives rise to the protein MSASERAAASGEPVEVTAQRAEYSQTFANPDGTFTLEQSSVPQRVRADDGSWHNVDTTLERRSDGSVGPRSVVVDLAFSGGGEAELLRLGTAGKTIRLSWPGRQLPAPRLDGSTATYPDVLDGVDLQLTATAEGYRQVLVVRTAQAATNPDLEQIKLSVSGVGLEAAPGAGGGLRAMDDDGNAVFKGPAGQMWDSAGDAEGLAANGPKAPKALAAPEEGGPQTRPGNGDASAVLPVTVRDGAVIVKPDLGLLRGGKTVYPVYIDPPVGLGASERTKLSSDGDRFWQFDGSLGVGKCGSANGYYCGAGYVDRMYFEFAPSKLVGKYVLDATFRAHETWSFDCDPHWVDLERTDNISEGTRWPGPRQLDQMGDRYVSAGRGKNCSPEQPDAWIEFNDNPDESDENLASTVRSFADGKISRLTLMLRAKDETDATAWKRFEDNATLKVTYVPRPGVPTSVGVIPGDGTSGYCKTSSSDPLVVTRKDPMVQARVQTRTQPKSGEDKGSLQAEFWMERKQDDGAWDKVWSGYRPDSGWDPDGTLEKMRTTDRADGGLYRYKARTQSHWAYSGKSGDLFSSYSSWCYLKIDSTAPKAPQITAGKPYTECQPNQCVGMGGPGVSGTFSVKPNAADTDITGYRWRLLTTTAANTKQSAGARVTLNVTPPLSGTQVLSVEAKDVRNRWGTPAEFTFAVAPAAGPVGRWHFADGAPGSGVTKAVDSATEGTRHDATLYDEAGTGWSTFGRRGDADYSLWLNDSSATSGYAATSTAAVNTQDSFTVSTWAYLTDSTENRVVLTEPGEDGSGFTLYYSSTYKKWIFNRTDKDRDDPTYIRSFANAQNPPLKVWTHLAGVFDTKGDTDKSNDTIQLFVNGRPQGDPVVLSKAAAGYEPWTANRGLQFGRSKVGGTYGEYFHGRIDETALWQRVLTADEIRTEARLMGSEAPPNELVAMWDASAAKGTEITEGTSYPAAAMKLSSTGATLNEDDNALLLDGTSGYASTTGPVLDESGSFTASARVRLDSAKLSGKPIGYEAQVTGQRTGTESSWALWVTKPAEDTYRWRFTRTSVDGTGKATQSASVPGEENAELDTWVQVTGTFDAQEAWEWTDPDDPEKTETRYGKVHLYVGDSDQESLDRAGFTAEQQGTGELALGRGTGGGSTAHYLPGAVEELRIWAGAMSAEQIRSQVLDAGPLENS
- a CDS encoding polymorphic toxin-type HINT domain-containing protein, whose translation is MDEGRARKAGVKGVLLKAVASAKGGSAKLGISYADFAAAYGGDWAGRLTLVQLPACALTTPQKAGCRTQSPLRAVNKRHKEQLSAPLTFAAKPGGEVKVLAVAAAAKSGGGDYKATPLSASSTWESGGSSGSFTWTYPLGMPPAAAGPAPDLSISYDSGSVDGRTANTNNQGSWIGEGFDLTSSYIERKYGSCNDDGQDDKFDLCWKYDNASLVLNGKATELVKDDTSGTWRLKNDDASTVQHSTGADNGDDNGEYWTVTTGDGTKYVFGLDKLDGAAADDRTASVWTVPVFGDDEGEPGYSSGSSFGERDKKQAWRWNLDYVEDTHNNAMTYWYNAEHNNYAKNGKDDPGTDYIRGGYLKEIRYGQRADALFSATPSASNKVTFTVAERCMASGTGCDSLNEDHRDNWPDVPFDAVCKDGDKCSGNVGPSFFTRKRLTDITTYFWNATAATPGYEPVDSWALKQTYLDPGDTGDSSDQSLWLDEIKRTGKRGSDISLDPVKFTHTWLTNRVDGATDDILSLEKPRVKTITSEAGAQTIVDYAEADCVAGRTMPKADENTKRCFPVYWSPNGAADPQLDWFQKYPVTGVRTTDPKGGSEAVAHSYTYEGGAAWHYNDDPMTPAKQRTWSEWRGYGKVIHRTGSGDSTRSRTVTVYMRGMDGDRVLTPDGKGVDPDKRKTVTVKGITAAEITDSDPYAGFTRESVTYNGDAEVSGSISDPWSKRTATQHKSYADTEAYYVRTRATHDRTRITSGISPVDRVRTQTTTYDDFGMPATVEDDGDDAVSGDETCTRNWYARNDKAGISSLIARAQTVSRRCSVTAADLDLPADSSRRGDVVSDVATAYDSTTWSEDQTPTRGEIRWTGRAKGYADSNDPSWQKVETTTYDTLGRPKTVKDALDRTTATTAYTPETAGPLTSTVTADAKGFTTITTVDPARGSPLKVTDPNKKITETEYDSLGRVTKVWLPNRSNAVKEKPNYVYGYKVTNAALPWISTGTLKGDGSGYNTTYEIFDSLLRPRQIQEPSPVGGRVISQTLYDDRGLAVSSQADIWDEKNGPSGEAVETDGGQAPTQTDTKYDGAGRPVQAVTKVRGADRWTTTTTYTGDTAATTAPAGGSAVAEVTNALGRVTERREYPGTSPTGTKYTSTKFTYTPDGDQKTIVGPDNATWTYTYDLFGRLSTADDPDKGKTSTHYDELDHISSTDDANKNTLLYEYDELGRRTGMWQSSKTAANKLASWTFDTLAKGQQDSATRYEGGVDGKAYTRKVTKYNSLYQPTGSQLLLPGNDPLVQAGVPSTLAFSTDYGLDGTVKKTGEPAVGGLSGESVSYTYNATGQQLTTSGASSYLLDAVYSPVGDLRQLELGTSPASDSKKLYTSYEYEDGTRRLTRGFTRDETYGYLLQDLKYTQDDAGNVTSIFDGTNLGGTGKADYQCFGYDGYRRLAEAWTPRAADCADSGRTTENLGGAAPYWTSYTYNVAGQRESETQHAVAGDTTTTYAYGTAKGQPHPLAGTRTTKPGSTPSATAAYTYDAAGNTTTRPGTQAEQTLAWNTEGRLAASSEPAKGGKAATGTGYLYDADGELLIRRATTADGDTVLYLGATEVRLTARGSAKTLTGTRYYTGAGQTIAERTGTKGQSTTKLTFLAADNHGTGTLAVDVDTRAVTKRYTTPFGAPRGTKPTTWPDDKAFLGKPADSVTGLTHIGAREYDPVTGQFISLDPLLTPDQGQSLNGYSYANQNPVTDSDPTGLCVDPGNGHCMPTNGGDAGKDAPPENHYPSGGGWHHGGGGGGGGGRGGGGGGGGGTASTSAFYPTPAPSPGPPPVPGPYHDEKAGTGLFSALKLAVDFFGPDTSEWKKCGDFKLSGCLWAAADLPGPGKALKGVKIWKKARKAEKKADDAVDAAEKAVEKCHSFTKETQVELADGGHSDIKKIKVGDKVLATDPETGKSEARPVVATIVTNDDKDFTDLTVKTGDRPASIIATDTHPFWVTSEARWVDAGDVITGMQLRTDKGKTVTVTSVRHFTKLQRTYDLTVSRTHTYYVLAGATPVLVHNSNCGIRQHDKARGAAGVDEMTETFEKFYNKSDIYSESYGNGLDLWTPYGRRQVDIAVRNPDGNLHLYEVKVNKSNYTRGQRRKDEWLAKTYGFETSVVRRGTECPICNP